CAATCCAATGAAGCATGGTTTTGCGATCGATGCCGTTATCCAGAAATTTTTGTTCCATCCGATGTTCCACTTCAGGGGGAACGGTCTTTATGTATCCGGTGAATACCCGGTAATCCGGTCTTTCAACATCTCTGCCGGCAAACAGATCTCGGTACAGATCCAGCTTGGTCGTGTCATCGTTCAGATACAGCCACAGCTCTACCATGTCCCTGAAATAGTCACTGGTAACCCGCAGGATCTGCGCCTCGGGTGGGGCTTCACCGAAAAGCAGACGGTAGTGCCGCTCGGTGATGGACGACACCCTGCCGTTGATGATGTTGTATGCGAGAAGATAGGGAAGTCCGAATCGCTTGGCGACAGCAGGGGCCGGTTGGCTGAAAACCGATGATGCAAATCGGCGACGAAGGTCTTCGGTCAATGCCACGCGCTGTTGGCGGTAGTGTCGCTTTTTGCTTGGATCCATGGTCGATCTCGAACGAAGCCCGACATGGTGATCGGGCTTCGTCACAACTATTTTGATTTTTTCTGCCCTGTGACTATGATGCCGAGGTCGCGCACGAACGGGATCTTTCCCCGCTGACGCGGGCCGCTTCGACATAGCACTTCTGGAACTCATCATAACTGGTGGAACAGTAATCGCATGCACGCAGTTCCTGCACCAATCGGTGACGCTCTTCCGTGCAGCAGTGACGGGCTTTTTTAGTAGCGGTTTTTGACATGGCACACCTCCTCTGGTTCACTTTGCAGTTATACCGGAAACGGTTTCGCCCAGACGGTTACATGCAACAGCAGCAATCGTCCTGCGGTTCAACAGCCGGCTCTTCGCGATCGTCCTTCTCGTCGACAACATAGCAGCAGCATAGATTGGTTCTTCCCCGGCTGTCGGTCACCCCCATGCTGCATGCCTCGTCCTGTTTTAGCTGCTCGTTCATCGATATCTCCTTTCTATGTTACGGAGCGGTGTTGCCCGCGGTTTGTCGGATATGGCGGATATGGTTGATCAGGCCGCCGGCTAAAAGTACTTCAAGTTGTCGTTGGCTCAACGCGAAACCGACCCTGAAGGCCCAGTTTCGCGTCAGGTTTTCGATGTCAAATGGCTCTCCCGCCTTCAAGCGGGCCACCAGTCCTGTCATACGCAGTTGATCGCCCTGTTCGACCCTCCGCCAATCGTCCCCATTTTCGAAAGTCAGGGGCACGATGCCGAAATTGATGAGATTCTGGGCATGAATGCGGGCAAAACTTTTGGCGATAACGGCACGCAAACCCAGATAGCGGGGCGCAAGGGCGGCATGTTCGCGGCTCGATCCCTGGCCGTAGTTGTCACCACCGATCACAAACGAACCGGTTTTCTGATACCGTATCGTCCGATCATAGTAATCGAGGTCGATCCGGCTGAAGGCAAAACGGCTGATTTCGGGGATATTGCTGCGAAATGGCAGCACCGATGCACCGGCCGGCATGATTTCGTCCGTGGAGATATTGTCCCCCATTTTGAGCAGGACAGGGCCTTCGATCCGATCGGGCAGCGCATCGAACTCAGGCAATGGTTTGATGTTGGGACCTTTTTCCAATTCCACACCCTCGCTGTTCTCCAATGGGCCGAGCAACAAGGTGGTGTTTACCGAAAGCCGCTCGGGTTCCTTGAACCGGGGGTAGGGCATGCTCAGCGTTCGGGGGTCTGTGATGACGCCGTTGAGCGCCGAAGCCGTAGCCGTTTCCGGACTGCACAGGTAGACCTGGTCTTCTATGGTGCCGGACCGGCCGGGAAAATTGCGCGGCACGGTACGAAGGCTGATCTTTCCGGTGGCCGGCGCCTGGCCCATGCCGATGCAACCATTGCAGCCGGCCTGGTGAAAGCGCGCGCCGCAATTGATCAGGTGGGCCATCAAGCCCAGTTCGATCATATTTTCGATGAGTTGGCGAGAGGTCGGATTCACGTCAAAGGAGATGTGATCCGGAATCCGGCGGCCGGCCACCATGAGGGCCGGCACGGCAAAATCGCGCAATCCCGGATTGGCCGAGGAACCGATGTACGCTTGATAGATCGGTCGGCCGATGACCTCACGAACAGGGACGACATTGCCCGGACTGCTGGGCAACGCGATCAGCGGCTCCAATGTTCCCAAATCGATGTGATCGGTCTGGTCATAGCCGGCGTCGGCATCGGCCTTGACTTCGCGCCACACCTCACCGCGTTGCTGGGTGTCGAGAAACCTGCGCACGGCGTCGTCCGAAGGAAACACCGTGGTGGTGGCGCCCAACTCGGTTCCCATGTTGGCAATGACATGACGATCCATCGCCGACAGATCGTCCAATCCCGGTCCAAAGTATTCGATGATCTTGCCTCGTCCTCCGTCCACGCCATACCGGCGCAGCATCTCCAGAATGACATCCTTGGCACTGACCCAATCAGGCAGCCGGCCTGTCAATCTGATTCCCAGCACCTCGGGCATACGTACATACATGGGTTCGCCGGCCATGACCGTCGCCACTTCAAGCCCCCCGGCGCCGAATGCCAGCATGCCCAGGGCGCCTGCCGCCGGCGTATGACTGTCTGATCCGATGAGGGTCTTGCCGGGAATACCGAAGCGCTGCATATGGACCGGATGGCTCACCCCATTGCCCGGGCGGCTGTACCATATCCCGAATTTCTGGCATGCACTGCGAAGAAACAGATGGTCGTCCGCGTTGCGGTAATCGGTCTGCAGCAGGTTGTGATCCACATATTGGGCCGACAACTCGGTTTTGACGCGCCCCACCTGCATGGCCTCGAATTCAAGCATGACCATGGTTCCCGTGGCATCCTGGGTGAGGGTCTGGTCGATGCGCAGACCGATCTCTTCTCCGGGACGCATTCGGCCGTTTACCAGATGCGATACGATCAATTTTTGGGTGACATTCATAGCCATGGGGAACTCCTCATTGATGTGAAGACCGTCAAGCGCAAAGCCCTGCCCAACGCAGCTCGTTTTTCAATGTGTTTTATATCGAAGGTGGTGAAGATGGACGTCCTTGTTTGGGAATATCTTCGGGGAGAAAATGGCACGCAGGCAGACACGGGGGGCTGGGCAGTTTTTTAATGGTGATCAGCTCATCACAGGCTCCGTCTTGTCCTGCCTGGCGCAAGACAATCAATCTGTTTTTCACAGCCCGCTTTTCTATATACCTCTTTTAAATATTCATCCAGCATCTTCATTATTTCAAAATTCGGCATCCTTGCTGCACATGTCAAGGGTTGGTGGTGTCAGGGGCTCAAGCTTCATGACGTCTGGTTCTGCTGTAATCACTCTTCGTCCAGAACGAGTTGCCAATTTCCGGATAGGCACTAGATTAATCAAATTGGATTGAGTTGATCAACATGTTCTGTTTCAAAAACAGTGTAAAGAATTGATGGATTGAAATTGAAGAAAGGAGGCGCACATGCGAATCGGTGATCGAGGTCCCATGAAGACCATTATTGATCGTGAAAAGCTGATGCGACTGAAAACCTGTTCGGCCTGCAACCGTCCGTTTAATCTTGGCGATCCGGTGGTGTTGGCCTGCGGCGCCTGGGAAGGCACGGCACGCTTGATTCATGAACATGAGGCCGTTTTCGATGCGTCAACCGGCGGTTACGTCGAAAGAAAGTGCTACGCCGCCCGATCAGGCCAAATATAAGTTGGTGCCCATCCACAAATGACCAATTGGCCCGATATAGGCGTTGCGCGAAAAATTTAATCCTCGGAATATCGACTATATGCCTGCGGTTAAATTTTTCGCGCGCCTTGATCTCGACCCAATCTGCCTATTTGTGGACGGACACAAGTCAGCGCGACATTCCCGTCAGAAGCGTCTGAATCGGCCGATGAAACGGCAAATAAGGAAATGCCATGATTTCGCTGGAGACCATCACCCAAGCCGCCCAACTGATTCGACACTTCACGGTCAAAACACCGCTTGTCTATTCCGCGACGCTCAGCCGCCGCTTCGATGCCCAGATCTACCTGAAGCTCGAAAACCTGCAAAAAACCGGATCCTTCAAGGTGCGGGGGGCTGGATATAAACTTATCCTGGGGCGACGAGAAGGTTTCATTTCCTCCAAGGGGGTAGTGGCCGCGTCCGCCGGTAACCACGCCCAGGGCGTTGCGCTGGCCGCGCGGGAGGCCGGACTGCCGGCCGCCATTGTGATGCCCAAATGGGCGTCGATCAGCAAGCAGGAGGCAACGCGCAACTACGGCGGTCGGGTTATCGTGCACGGCGCCACCATGGAAGAGAGCCTCAGGCATGCCGAGGGAATGGTTGCGAGCGGGATGACCTTGATCCATCCCTTCGATGACCCGGATATTATCGCCGGCCAAGGTACTGTTGCGCTCGAGATCATGGCCGATCTGCCTGAAGTCGATACCATTCTCGTGCCGGTGGGGGGTGGGGGGCTGATCGCAGGTATCGCCAGCGCCGCGAAATCGATACGACCCGGCGTGAGGATCATCGGCGTGGAATCGGCCGCATGCCCTTGTGCCCAGGTCTCGATGCGCACCGGCAAGCGGGTGCTTTTGCAGGCCAAGTCCTCCATTGCAGACGGGATCAGCGTGAACCAGCTCGGCGAGGCGCCTTTCGCGATCATTCAAGATCGGGTGGACGACGTAATGACGGTCGAGGAGGGCTATATCGCCGCGGCCATCCAGATGCTACTCGAACGAAAAAAAATATTGGCTGAAGGTGCCGGTGCGGTTCCCCTGGCCGCCTTGCTGAACAAAACGGTACGGCCGCACCAGGGCGAAAAGATGGTGCTCGTCATATCGGGCGGAAACGTGGATACCCCGTTGCTCGGTCGCATCATCCAGCAGGGGTTATTGAAGAACGCCAGGATCATGCGGGTTCGCCTGACATTGAGCGACAAACCGGGCACATTGGCCCAATTGCTTCAGAAGATCGCCGAACTCGAAGCCAACATTCTGCACATCCACCATGATCGCAGTGTCGCGCATCGTTCCATAGACGAAACCAGCGTCGAATTGGAACTCGAAACGCGCAACGCCGAACATATTCGTGCGATTACCGCCGCACTCGACCAGGCCGGATACCGGATAGAGCCGGTTGCCGGTCAACTCTCCACATAGTCGGTGACCGTTTCACCTGCAGATTCCATCGATGACCTCATCAAAGCGAGTCGCTGCAGGGACACGTTTTCAGCGGCGTCGTCAAGATTCGGCTTCGCATTTCCGACACCAGCGCTCGTGGTACCAGTTGGCCAACGTCGGTGCCTTCTGAAACAAGTAAACCCCCATGAAGGCCGTGACCAGGATGTAGATGCCGCTCAACAACTTGAGTTGAGGCGCGGCCAGGCTGGCGATAATGGCGGAAAACTCCCCCCGATGAATCAGTGAAAAGGAGGCCCGGATGGACACCTTCGGGCTGAGGCCATACAGGCGGCCGCCGGCGTACCCTGTGATTATTTTGCCGATGGCCGCCCAGACGATCAGCGCCACCAGAAGCGGCATCAGGGGGATACCTTCGCCCAGGCTGATAGTGGTGCCAAACCAAAAAAAGAAAAAGGGCAGGGTGATATCCCGAATAGGAAGCACGAGGTGCTCGAGTTCTGTCGAACGGCCGGTTTCGGAGAGCATCATCCCGGCCAGAAACGCCCCCAGTATCTCGGAAAGGCCCAACGCGATGGCAAGCCCGGCGTAAGACAGGGCGACGCCTGCCGTCATGAGGGTCATGAAATCCTTTTGCAGGTGCCGGATCACGAAATCGTTGAGCCGCTTGAAACCGAAATGTCCCAGGAAGATGGCGCCGGCTGCCAGGAGGACGATTTTGAAGAGAAGAAGGGCACCGAAATGCGGGGAAAGCGTCTCTCCCTGTCCCATGGCGGCGATGAAGGAAACGAGGATGGGCGCGACCAGATCCTCGAAAATCAGTATGGCCAGGATGAATTCCGCTTCCGGGTTGGCCAGTCGCTTTTGTTCCTGAAGCATTTTGGCCGAGATGGAAGAGCTGGTGGCATAAGCGACCGAGCCGATGACCAATGCGGCCGGGAACGCCAATCCAAATAGCCATGCCAGGGCGGTGGCGCCGCCGAGGTTCAGCACGACATCCATCAAGCCCGAAGGCCAAATTTTTTTGGAGATCGCGACCATCCGGCCCAACGGGAATTCCATTCCCAGAATAAAGAAGAGAATGACGATGCCAATTTCGGCCACAGTATGAATGGCGCTGCTATCTACGAAACGCGACGAAACCCCGACGCCCAGGATGATATAGACCAGCACCGAAGGCAGGCGTAGTTTTTGCGACGCGAAGCTGACCGCGAAAAAGACGCACAGGATCAATCCGGCCAATAATAGAAAGGGGACATTGTCCACTTGACCGCTCCTTTACCCCTGACAGAGATCTTGCAGTGATTTGACCTGTTCGCGTTTGCCAATGGCCATGAGGGTGTCCCCCGGGCGGATCACCTCGCTCACGTCCGGGCTGCCCATGATTTGCCCTTCGCGCTGGATACCAATAATGGTGCATCCGGTCAGGGAGCGAATGCGCGCTTCGTCGATGCGTTTGTTGGCGATGGTGCACTGCGGCTTCACTTTGATCCACTCCAGGCGCACATTGCGAAGGAAAAGTTCCATGCGGTCGTCGGCGATCGGCTGGTAATCCACGCCGAGCATGATTGCTCCGATCTGACGTGCCTCCTCGTCATTGAGTTGAAAGTTGTATTCGGCCTCATCGTCGTCCGGATGCTTGAAGTGGAAAAATTCACGCATCCCCTGTTGATGGATGATCAGAACAAAATGGCCGCTGTGAGATGTGTCAAAGGCATACTTTTTACCGATCCCTGGCAGATCGCTGACTTTGATTTCCATTTTTGCGCTCCTTGATGTCGATGACATTGGATTTTTTGAGAGGTATATATCGCAGGTTCGTCTGTCTGGTGCAACCCGATTTTAATGCATTTTGTATGGTTTATGGGCTGTTTTCCTGTGGGGAGAGAAACTCCTCTTCTTCCTTCTTTAAAATGAGCAGTATGTCAACTCACATGGCCAAAGAAATGCCGCCATTTTTTCCAAAAATGTTAGTCTGCCATCGTTGTTTTGAAACTGGTCAGGGTTTTAAAATTTTCAGATTATCCGAGCTTTTTAGAAATTTGTGCTTATGTTAAAAACTATGGGCTGTCTCTAAAGATCACAAGGAGAAATTTTATGAAACAAAGATACACCATATCTAAAGAGGGTTTGGACAATGATCTGATAATAAGGGAATATGCCGTCATCGGCAAAGCCCCCAATCAAACATACGGGTCTACACCATTGCAGGATGAATATGCCTTGCTCTATCAGGAGAATTACAAAGGCAAGGAGATCGAACCTTGGACTTCAAAAGGAATCAATGAGCTTATCACAGCGTTGCGCACTGATAATTTGTTTCCCATTGGAGTTTTGGCCAATAAAATCGCGGAATCGGTAATGGGCCTCTACCGCTCTTCCGAGGACGGTTCGACGGAATTGCTTTTTGACGATATAGAGATGTTCGACTGCAATTGATACAGGAATTTGATGTTGGCCAATTCGTATAAGAATAGAAAGGCGGCATCGCGCCTTTGCCGATATATGTCTGCATCGGCTCACCTCAACCAGGAAGGGAAGAAAAATGGGAGATGATTTTAAATTCGAAGTTGGTTCGACTTATAAGAATATGAAAGGCGCCTACGAGGTCGTTTCCATACATAAGGATACGATGGTCATTCGTTGGGATGACGATCAACGAATCACCACGAGCGTGGACCTGCAAAAACGAATCCTTGAAAGAATGCGTTACGACAATGATTTGCAGCAACGAAAGAATGAAGGAAAGAAGCATAAGAAATAGATGGGACCCACGTTGATGTTGCTATCCTCCGCTACCTAATCCTGCCTTTAACACACAAGCCTGGATGTTCGGCAATGGTGAACAAAACCGATGGTCTTGTTCGGTAATACGAAAGGCGGGACATTACAATTTTATTCTTTTAAACTCCTTGACAGTATGCCTGGGCTAAGCTGTCAAAATAAAAAGATCTTATCCTCACGGGGCACTCTTTGCCGCCATTACAATTAGATCCATTCATTCCGCGCATTTTATAATGGCGACAATACGGTAAGCTATCACTATAGGAAGAATAAAAAGACGGCGGGGGATTCTGCTGTAAGCAATTTCCGAATACGTTACGCTGAGGCAGTCTTTCTTTTTTCTCAACCTTTATTGTACTGGTATCCCTTTTTTCTTCGGTAGAGGATCTCCTCGGGCATGCTTCTCTGCGAGTGCTATCTGCGGACCGATCCCTCTACCCATGAGAAAGGAGTAGATCTCATGTGGGAGTCGGTTTTCTTTATCCTTACCAAGACCATCGCGGCACTGGAAGCGCACGACAACCAGATCCCGTGCATCCTGGGCGCGCGGATCCGCAAGGTCGAGGTGATCAGAGATCGTGTCCTTTCACATCCGGGTAGCCATGCCGCCGACGATACAGCAGGTGTGAACAGGCGTCAAAAAACCTTAAAGGGTAGTGCCAACAGCTTTTTTGTGCCTTGTAGCTATTTGAAATCAAAACTAATTTAAAATTGCACGGTTGAACTTCAGTCAAAAATAATAGGAAAGAAGGACTTTGAGTGGAAAAGAGACATCTCACCAAAGAAGCGTGCTTGACAGCAATTAGTATGTAAGCTATTTAAAAATATACAATATTTCCAACTGTAGACGCGTTCGGTAGCTGAATTGCGAACCTCTCCCGTTGCGAGTCTCTCCTATACTCCATTTGCACCCGGTATTTCCAGGCGATTTGGGTGGACACGATATTCCTTAATTGATGGCACCGTAAAAAGTCGCTGTCGGACGGCGCCGTAAAAAGTTCAAGATCAAGGCGTGCGAAATTCCGTGTCCTGAGGCGTACTTGTCGTACGCCGCAAGGACGACGGGATGAGCACAATGCAGATATTGGGCTTTTTACGGTGGCGTCTTTATCGAAAAGGGTGGCATCTATGAGTGCACCCACGGTCACCGATGCTCCGGCCCCTGGCGGACGGCGCATCCATATCACTGGATGGCTCATCGGCATGTGCCTGGCACTGTTCGTCAACGCCACATACCTCGCCCTCGGCCAATCCCCCCGCAATGATCCGCTTAAACCGGCGACGCTCAAAACTAAAATAATGTTGCCCTATGAAGAGAACGCATTCATGCGCTTGCCGGCAATATCCGGCAATCTGAACGATCTTCTCGTCACACCGAAAAATGGACACATCTGGGGGGTCGGCAGCGGCGGTTTGATCATCGTCAGCCGCGACAACGGACAATCGTGGGAGCGGAAAACCTCACCGATTTCCGTTCAAAGGCGAGTTCCAAGCGTCCCCAGTGCCCCTAGCCTCACCGCGCCAAGCTCCATGAAGCTATCTGGATCGTTGCGAAATCGGGTCGAGTTGGGCATCCGAAGCGCCAATGCGGCCAGCCAGGAGCAATTTACACGAGACACCCCGAACCAGTCCAAGGACATACGCCAGCAGGCACCGGCGGAAAAAGTGCCCGAAAGAAAGATAGACCCACGACTACAGAAGGTTGCTCCGGAAGAAATCCCAATCGCGCTTGTCGAATCACCGCCTGATTTTTCATCCGTGTTCTTCGTCGATGACTCTTTCGGGTGGATTGTCGGATCGGGCGGCTTGATTATGTGGACCGGCGACGGCGGAAATAGTTGGCGGGTACAACCCAGCGGCAGCGACCGTGATCTTTCGGCCATTTATTTTATAGACCGCAACCGGGGTTGGGCCTGCGGTTCGAACGGCACGATCCTGTCGACCGAAGATGGCGGGGCGAATTGGAAAGGGCAGCGTAGTACCACCTCTGTCTTCCTGGGCTCGGTATCTTTTGCGGACCGTGAACGGGGCTGGGCGTGCGGGAATGATGGCCTCATATTGTCGACCATCGACGGCGGTGTATATTGGAAGCCGCAACGCAGTCCCACGACGAGCAATTTGGCGGCCATCCATTTTGCCGATCCCAAAAATGGTTGGGCGTGTGGAGCTGGGGGCACGTTACTGTCGACAACCGATGGCGGCGCGACCTGGCGAGCCCAGAATAGCGGTACATCCTTTGATCTGAACGCCGTTCATTTCGCAGATCGCAATCTCGGTTGGATTTGCGGCACCGGCGGTACGATATTGATGACCCCCGATGGCGGCAGGAACTGGCAACCTCAGACCAACGGGACATCTCCTGCCCTGAGAGGTATCCATTTTACAGGCAGCAAAAGCGGTTGGGCGTGTGGAGCCGGTGGCACGATTCTGTCGACGACCGACGGCGGTGCGACCTGGCAGGCGCGGAGCAGAAGTCAGCATCTCATTCTGACATCCATACATTTCGCAGACCTCGATCATGGCTGGGCCGGCGGCACCTTTGGTAATGTCGTGTCGACAACCGATGGCGGTGCAAGCTGGCAGGTGCAGTCGAGCGGGACGCGGGACTTTCTATTCTCGATCCGTTTTTCGGACCGACGGCATGGCTGGGCCTACGGGTACGATGGTACCCTTTTGTCGACGACCGACGGTGGTGCAAACTGGCGGACGCAAGTTAATACCTTGCCTAATGGTTTGGTTTCGATCCATTTTCCAAATCGGCAGGAAGGCTGGGCGTGTGGGAGGAACGGCACGATTCTGTCGACGACTGATAGTGGTGCGAGCTGGCAGACGCAGGTCAGCGGGACATCCGTCGACCTGACATCGATCCATTTCATTGATCGCGAGTACGGCTGGGCGTGTGGGGCAAACGGAACGATTCTGTCTACGCGCGATGGTGGTGCGAGCTGGGAAGCACAGGTGAGCGGGCAATCTTTCGGCCTTTCATCCATCCATTTTGTTGACCGCGAGTACGGCTGGGCGTGTGGATCAGGCAGTCCGATCCTGTCGACGCGCAACGGTGGTACCAGCTGGCAGACGCAGTTCAGCAGAGAATCTCTCGACCTTTCATCGATCCATTTTATAGACCGCGACCGTGGGTGGAGTTGTGGATCAAAAGGTACGATCCTGTCGACGGTCGACGGAGGAGTGAATTGGCGGATTCAGGATGGCGGCACATCCGCCGGCCTGTACCGCATATACTTTAAAGATCGCGACCGCGGATGGGCCTGCGGCACAGGCGGTACGATACTGTCCACCACGGACGGCGGGCAGACCTGGCGGCTGCCCAACTATCGGCGCCTGCCCGCGCCTTGGTATTGGAGTCTCTGTTTGGCTTTGATCCTGGTATCCCTGTTTGTGGTGCAGCGGAGGGGTCAGCCGGAACAGGGGAGCGAGACGGTGGCGGACCTGCTCGCCTCCGATCGGCCTCTGGTGGCCGGGGATCCCGATCCGTTGAATCTGAAAAATATCTCATCGGGACTGGCGCGTTTCATCGCCAACCGCAACACAGACCCCCCTCTGACCATTGCGGTGACCGGCGAATGGGGCACGGGTAAATCCTCTCTGATGAACCTTCTTTATCATGACTTGAAGCAGCGCCACTTCCAGCCGGTCTGGTTCAATGCCTGGCATCACCAGAAGGGAGAGCAATTGTTGGCCTCTCTGTATGCCCACATTCGCAATCAGGCGGTGCCGCCCCTGTGGCATCCCAGCGGTGTCATTTTCCGGCTGCGTCTTCTGTTCCGACGGGGACGGCGCAACCGTCTCGCCTTCGGCGCTCTGGCTTTTTTACTGTTT
This Desulfatitalea tepidiphila DNA region includes the following protein-coding sequences:
- a CDS encoding aconitate hydratase; translated protein: MAMNVTQKLIVSHLVNGRMRPGEEIGLRIDQTLTQDATGTMVMLEFEAMQVGRVKTELSAQYVDHNLLQTDYRNADDHLFLRSACQKFGIWYSRPGNGVSHPVHMQRFGIPGKTLIGSDSHTPAAGALGMLAFGAGGLEVATVMAGEPMYVRMPEVLGIRLTGRLPDWVSAKDVILEMLRRYGVDGGRGKIIEYFGPGLDDLSAMDRHVIANMGTELGATTTVFPSDDAVRRFLDTQQRGEVWREVKADADAGYDQTDHIDLGTLEPLIALPSSPGNVVPVREVIGRPIYQAYIGSSANPGLRDFAVPALMVAGRRIPDHISFDVNPTSRQLIENMIELGLMAHLINCGARFHQAGCNGCIGMGQAPATGKISLRTVPRNFPGRSGTIEDQVYLCSPETATASALNGVITDPRTLSMPYPRFKEPERLSVNTTLLLGPLENSEGVELEKGPNIKPLPEFDALPDRIEGPVLLKMGDNISTDEIMPAGASVLPFRSNIPEISRFAFSRIDLDYYDRTIRYQKTGSFVIGGDNYGQGSSREHAALAPRYLGLRAVIAKSFARIHAQNLINFGIVPLTFENGDDWRRVEQGDQLRMTGLVARLKAGEPFDIENLTRNWAFRVGFALSQRQLEVLLAGGLINHIRHIRQTAGNTAP
- a CDS encoding cation:proton antiporter regulatory subunit, producing the protein MEIKVSDLPGIGKKYAFDTSHSGHFVLIIHQQGMREFFHFKHPDDDEAEYNFQLNDEEARQIGAIMLGVDYQPIADDRMELFLRNVRLEWIKVKPQCTIANKRIDEARIRSLTGCTIIGIQREGQIMGSPDVSEVIRPGDTLMAIGKREQVKSLQDLCQG
- a CDS encoding cation:proton antiporter, whose product is MDNVPFLLLAGLILCVFFAVSFASQKLRLPSVLVYIILGVGVSSRFVDSSAIHTVAEIGIVILFFILGMEFPLGRMVAISKKIWPSGLMDVVLNLGGATALAWLFGLAFPAALVIGSVAYATSSSISAKMLQEQKRLANPEAEFILAILIFEDLVAPILVSFIAAMGQGETLSPHFGALLLFKIVLLAAGAIFLGHFGFKRLNDFVIRHLQKDFMTLMTAGVALSYAGLAIALGLSEILGAFLAGMMLSETGRSTELEHLVLPIRDITLPFFFFWFGTTISLGEGIPLMPLLVALIVWAAIGKIITGYAGGRLYGLSPKVSIRASFSLIHRGEFSAIIASLAAPQLKLLSGIYILVTAFMGVYLFQKAPTLANWYHERWCRKCEAES
- the ilvA gene encoding threonine ammonia-lyase: MISLETITQAAQLIRHFTVKTPLVYSATLSRRFDAQIYLKLENLQKTGSFKVRGAGYKLILGRREGFISSKGVVAASAGNHAQGVALAAREAGLPAAIVMPKWASISKQEATRNYGGRVIVHGATMEESLRHAEGMVASGMTLIHPFDDPDIIAGQGTVALEIMADLPEVDTILVPVGGGGLIAGIASAAKSIRPGVRIIGVESAACPCAQVSMRTGKRVLLQAKSSIADGISVNQLGEAPFAIIQDRVDDVMTVEEGYIAAAIQMLLERKKILAEGAGAVPLAALLNKTVRPHQGEKMVLVISGGNVDTPLLGRIIQQGLLKNARIMRVRLTLSDKPGTLAQLLQKIAELEANILHIHHDRSVAHRSIDETSVELELETRNAEHIRAITAALDQAGYRIEPVAGQLST
- a CDS encoding YCF48-related protein — protein: MSAPTVTDAPAPGGRRIHITGWLIGMCLALFVNATYLALGQSPRNDPLKPATLKTKIMLPYEENAFMRLPAISGNLNDLLVTPKNGHIWGVGSGGLIIVSRDNGQSWERKTSPISVQRRVPSVPSAPSLTAPSSMKLSGSLRNRVELGIRSANAASQEQFTRDTPNQSKDIRQQAPAEKVPERKIDPRLQKVAPEEIPIALVESPPDFSSVFFVDDSFGWIVGSGGLIMWTGDGGNSWRVQPSGSDRDLSAIYFIDRNRGWACGSNGTILSTEDGGANWKGQRSTTSVFLGSVSFADRERGWACGNDGLILSTIDGGVYWKPQRSPTTSNLAAIHFADPKNGWACGAGGTLLSTTDGGATWRAQNSGTSFDLNAVHFADRNLGWICGTGGTILMTPDGGRNWQPQTNGTSPALRGIHFTGSKSGWACGAGGTILSTTDGGATWQARSRSQHLILTSIHFADLDHGWAGGTFGNVVSTTDGGASWQVQSSGTRDFLFSIRFSDRRHGWAYGYDGTLLSTTDGGANWRTQVNTLPNGLVSIHFPNRQEGWACGRNGTILSTTDSGASWQTQVSGTSVDLTSIHFIDREYGWACGANGTILSTRDGGASWEAQVSGQSFGLSSIHFVDREYGWACGSGSPILSTRNGGTSWQTQFSRESLDLSSIHFIDRDRGWSCGSKGTILSTVDGGVNWRIQDGGTSAGLYRIYFKDRDRGWACGTGGTILSTTDGGQTWRLPNYRRLPAPWYWSLCLALILVSLFVVQRRGQPEQGSETVADLLASDRPLVAGDPDPLNLKNISSGLARFIANRNTDPPLTIAVTGEWGTGKSSLMNLLYHDLKQRHFQPVWFNAWHHQKGEQLLASLYAHIRNQAVPPLWHPSGVIFRLRLLFRRGRRNRLAFGALAFLLFAAYPFLQDVVLAIVGGIGALVSALVAEDSARIRQLFSIGEWVSVIPDNWIGALLASPAVAAVLKGIRAFGLSPQRLIAFDSSESGKKSGLDPGARSRFAQEFQDVAASLDLGAMVIFIDDLDRCSKENVVEILETINFLAVSGRCFIILGMARQWVETCVALQFKELAEETGNEQGGSGDGFVHRRQFARQYLEKLINIEVPVPLPPPDATRALLTPPIKALGSPMARFLSTLGKGSKKYAPVICLAVLALLAVGLQDLLVPMTPSEKPPTQEELLVLPAHTQQGELVLEEGRIRIPLNENTDMPGVPDGRPLELVLKGTPRVLEEGLAIGKIGKDDRTAELVLRYRPQDVPKTTLSPARGEQPLGQPPKERKIDAADFMPGAEDNSQTGQWMALLAGIGLLAIGTLYMVQRPQRFTADSKNFRDALAIWHPWIVLVRRTPRTIKRFLNRLRYVAMRLKFEPKRLSLWDSMKSKVLRKRPTQLGPVSVEGVPEPVLVALGAIYHVQPAWLRDADILREIFSSDREKLIRRLKTTFPELTDRSGELHGTIDALSAAINEFQDTFGQDVEILIQYRDSFLSVLAETGM